The stretch of DNA CATTGCTGATTCTCAGGTAAGCCAAAGTTATGGAAACACCACTTATATTGTTAATGGTAGTTTAAATGCAGACACTACACCTTTAGCACAATTTGGTGCTACCGAAGGTTGGGGAGGTCACAGATCGTCTAAAGCCTGGTATGGTTTATTTGGAGATCTGGGCACATCTACCGATGTAAGAGCTAGCTTATTTTGGACTACTGGGCATAATTTTGAAATGACAGATTATAAAGAATGGACAGATGGTTACCCATCAGTAAAATTCAGAAACTCCAGTTTTTCAGGTAGTACATTAGCATCCAGCTTTTCTAGTACAGACTTTCCTTTATTTAGATTGGCAGATGCTTATTTAATGTATGCAGAATGTGCCATTAGAGGCGCTGCAGGTACAAGCATGAACACAGCTGTACAATATGTTAATGATGTAAGAACACGATCCAATGCCAGTACCATAACTGAAGCACAACTAACACTTCAGTTTATGATCGATGAACGCGCCAGAGAATTAAATTTAGAAGGTCATAGACGTACAGATTTAATCAGATTTGGAATGTTTACAGGTGGGTCATATTTATGGCCTTGGAAAGGTGGTGTAATAAATGGCACCTCAATTCCAGATCATTATAACTTATACCCCATCCCCTCATCCGCTTTACAAGCAAATCCAAACTTAACCCAAAATCCAGGATTTTAAAAAAAACTAAACTAACAATTATGAAAAATAACATAAAACTTTTATCACTTTTAATTATTGCCTTAATAGGCTTTAATTCATGTGACCAGGATGATGACTTAGTATTCGTTGCTCAAGAACCAACTGAAGGCATAAATTTCTCTAATTCGTTCTTAGATGAATACGTATTAACCGTTGCAGCATCAAACAATTTAGGAGAACGTTTTACATGGAATGATGCTAATTTTGATGTTCCAACAAATGTTACCTATGAGCTTCAAAACTCCATATTAGGAGATTTTACAGATGCGACAATGATTAGCTCTACAGGTGGTAATGAACTCGCTATAACTATTGGGCAAATGTTAGGTTTTGCTGAAGCTGCAGGCTTAGATAATGATCCAAATACTGAAGCACCAAACACTGGAAGCCTATATTTTAGAATAAAAGCTTTTGTAGGAACGGATAATGGCTTAGAAACTTTTTCTGATCCTCAAACTTTAACAGTTGTACTACCTGAAGATGTTAGTGGTGGTGGTGGTGCTTTTGAAGTAGCTTCTTGGGGTGTTGTAGGTTCAGGTTATAATAACTGGGCTGCAGCAGATGGACCAAAAGATGCTCCTTTTTATACAACTTCTACACCAGGCGTTATTGTATCTTATGTAAACTTATTAGATGGTGAAATTAAATTCCGCGAGAATAATACTTGGGGAGGTGATTTAGGTGATGCTAATGGAGATGGTATTCTAGATGCCGACCCTGATAACAATATTGCTGTAACCGCAGGCGATTATAAAATCACCATAGATACTAATGATAATTCTTATACTATAGAACCTTTCTCTTGGGGAATTGTAGGATCTGGTTTTAATGACTGGGGAAATGATGGACCTGATGCAAAGTTCTATTACGATTACACAACAGATACGTTTAAAACCAGTGTAGCACTTCTTGATGGTGAAATTAAATTCAGAATGGATAACAAATGGGATGTAAACTTTGGAGATGCTACTGGTGATGGTGTTTTAGACACAGATGCAGATAACAATATTGCTTCAACTGCCGGACACTATCTAATAACATTAAATCTGAATGATAATACTTATACTATTGAGTCTTCAAATGTATATGGTGTTGTTGGTTCCGGTTTTAACGATTGGGGTAATGATGGTCCGGATGCAGCCTTAACAGAAATCCAACCAGGTGTATGGTTTGCAGAAAACATTACACTTTTAGATGGGGAAATTAAATTCCGTCAAAACGATGCCTGGGATGTTAGTTACGGAGATGCTAATGCTGATAATATTTTAGATACCGACGCAGACAATAATATTGCTTCTACAGCAGGAAACTATGTTATTAGTATAGATTTTAATGATCCTGACGGACCTAAATACCTGTTAGGAAAAAGACAATAAGCATATCTATTATGTAAATATTGAATATTATAAAGAGGTTGTATTATTGACATAGTGCAGCCTCTTTTTTTAAACCATAGCTATGAAAAAATTTACAATACTTTTCCTCTTTCTCTTTTGTGCTTTTAGCCATGCCCAAAAACAAGATGTCACCTATGCTATTTCTCCAAACCCCTTTGAAGAAACAAATAGTATAACCATAACTTTTGAAGGTTCTTCCATAGATGAAGCAGCCTGGGGAGTCACTAACAATGCGCTTTATTTATGGTCCTGGTCCTTCGATTCTAATTTGACAAATCTACAAGATTGCCCAACAAATGGGGATTGGACAAACTCTAACGAAGCCAACCGTTTAACTTACAACTCAGGTACAGATGACTATACAATAACCTTCACTCCTACTACATTTTACAGTAGAACTGGAATTGGCAGAATTGGGTTTCTTATAAAAGCCAAAGATGGATCTGGAAATAAGCAATCTGAAGATTATCTTGCCGATGTCGGTTTATTTCAAGTGTCTTTAACGGCACCATCAAACTCAACAACTATTTTAAATTCAGGTGATAATTTAAGTATTTCTGCCACAAATACAGGTGGCAATGCCGATTATGTTTTAAAAGCAAATGGAGCTACTATAAACACTCAAACAGGTATTTCATCTTATTCTTATACAGATACGAACATAACTATTAATAAAAGTTATGTTCTTGAAATTACGGTAGGCGGGGACACGAAAACCAAATCATTTTCTGTTTTAATGGACCCAGGCAGCGACTTTAGTATTATGCCACAAACTTACTTAGATGGCATCACTTATGATGAAAGCGATCCAACAAAAGCTACTTTGGTACTTTATGCGCCAGGTAAAGATTTTGTTTATGTCGCAGGTAGTTTTAATAATTGGCAGCCTAATGCTTCATATGCTATGAAGCGTGACCCATCTAGAAATAACAAATTCTGGATTACATTAACCGGTTTAACTTCTGGGCAAATTGAAACGTATCAATACTGGGCAGTTGATAAAACACCTATATCAAATTCGCCTGCTTTGGTAAAAACTGCCGATCCATATTCGACATTAGTTTTATCTCCTTTTGACGACCCTTCTATTCCAGCATCGACATATCCTAATTTACCAGCATATCCTGTTGGGCAAGAGCGGGAAGTAACCGTATTACAAACTAACCAAACGCCTTACAATTGGCAAGTCACTAATTTTTCAAAACCAAAAAAAGAAGACTTAATTATTTATGAAGTTTTAATTCGTGATTTTGATGCCGATAGAAATTTTCAAGACATTATAGATAAAATTGACTATTTCAAAAACTTAAATATTAATGCCATCGAATTAATGCCTGTTATGGAATTTGAGGGTAATGAAAGTTGGGGGTACAATACGGCTTATCATATGGCATTGGATAAATTTTATGGTACTGAAGAAAAACTTAAAGAACTTATCGATGTTTGTCACCAAAATGGTATTGCAGTTATATTAGATATTGCTTTAAACCATGCTTTTGGCAGAAACCCAATGGTACGTTTATGGATGAATGATGCTGATGGTGATGGTTGGGGAGAACCCAGCTCTGAAAACCCTTATTTTAACCAAACCGCTAAACATTCATACAATGTAGGATCAGATTTTGACCATTCTAATTCTTTTACTAAGGTGTATACAAAGCGTGTCGTTAAACATTGGATCGAAGCATTCAAGATTGATGGATTCCGTTGGGATTTAACTAAAGGGTTCACACAAAATTGTTCCTCTGGAGACGAGGGTTGTACCAATAGTTATCAAGCAGATCGTGTAGCTATTTTAAAAGACTATGCTGATTACTCCTGGAGTTTAGATGAAACACACTATGTTATTTTCGAACATTTAGGGGGCGATACAGAAGAACAAGAATGGGCTAATTATAGAATTGGAGACCCCATTCCTAAGGGAATAATGATGTGGAGTGAAATGTGGACTGCCTATAAAAATTTAGCTCAAGGACAATCAAGCAATATTAACTTTGATCGTATGGGACATACGGCTCACGGTTTTACAGAAAAACGATCATTAGGTTATCCCGAAAGTCATGATAAAGATCGAATCATGTATGAAATGACAGCATTCGGGATTAACACAAACCCAGCTCATAATGTACGTGATTTAAATACGGCCTTAAAAAGAATGTCTGCACTTGGCGCTGTAACAATTCCTATTCCGGGTCCCAAAATGTTATGGCATTTTGCAGATTTGGGTATGGACGATTCTATATGGACCTGCTCTAATGGTGTTGTTAATTCTGATTATGACGGCAATAATGATGGTGATTGCAAACTTGATACCAAACCTCAGCCTCAATGGGCAAACAATTGGCTTGCCAATAATAATAGAAATAAAATCTATAATGATTGGGCGAGACTTAATAGTTTAAAAATTAACGAAGCTGTTTTTGAAGGTGATTATAATATAACCTCGGGAACTCAAACCCCTAGAATAAGTATTTATACAGGTAATGAAAACACAAGTGGTTCTGAGCTTAAAAATGTTATCATAGTTGCTAACTTTTCAGTAACAAATCAAAATATAAATCCAAATTTCCCTTATTCAGGAACCTGGTACGATTTAATGGATGATTCTGGAAACACTACAATTGACGGCAGTACAACTTCTATTGATTTGCCTCCGGGTGAATTTAGAATTTACGGAAATAAAGGTTCAACGCTATCTACAAATAGTTTTGAAAAGAGCAATGACCTGAAAATACTTCCTAATCCTGTTAAAAACTCTTTTTCAATCAATCAAAATATAAATACACTACATATTTACAGTATGACCGGAAAACTAATAAAATCGTATGAAGGTCATTTTTATAAAGGTCAATCTTTTGACATATCGAACTTATCACGAAGCCTTTATTTAGTAAAAACAACAAATCAACTTGGGAAACAGAACACTATGAAAATGGTTAAATTGTAATAGAAGTGGTTTAAACTTTTTCGGTCAAATCGAAAAAGTTTAAACCACTCCATAGTGTAACAAGTGAAAAGCAAAGAGTTTATTGAAACGAACTTCCCTCATGACAAATCCATAGAGGTCTTTTGCTTGTTTTATATTCAATTAATTGAAACAAGCACCGGAATGACAATTTCAACGGAAACTTCGAGTTAAAATCCCGGGCAATTCTTTTTGATTACTTCCCTAAAATCGTCAATTATATCTGATAAGCTAAATGTGAATTTTCTATTAAAAAATATAAAATGAGGAATCTTCCTTATATATATTTTAATGCAACATGATAGTTTTACCCTAAGAAATAAATACATTTTTTAATAGGTAAAATTATATTCGTAATGAAAAAACTGATTGGATTAGCATTAATAATTTTGAGCTTTTATTCATGTAATAAATCTCAAGAACAGCCACAAGAACAAAAAATCACAATAAAAGGACATGTAAAATTCCCTGATGCTAATGATAAATTTGGTATTACACTAAATAAGATAAAAGATACTGATGAATTTAAAAATGAATATGAAATAGTTAAAGAAATCAAGTTAGATTCGAATAACAATTATTCATTTGATTTAGAAGTTGAGAACCCTGAATTTTACAGACTGGATGTATACAAACAACAACGCGTTGAGTTTTATGCCGATGATGAAGATTTAGAAATTAATTTTAGAGGTATAGATACCGCAAAAATTAAAATAAAGAATCCGCCGCATGTGCATATTGCAGGTGGTGAAAAAAATAACGCATTAAACGCATTGCATTGGGCTCGTTATCAAAACTATCAATATATGATAGCTGTAGGGCAACAGCAATACAGAGCATCATTGTCCGATAGCAAAGCATGGCAAGAAGATGCTGCTAAAGGCTGGGATGTTATGCACGATGTTTATGAACGCGATATTAAAAACATTATTGCCATGTATAGTGACTATCCTACGGTTGTAAAAGCGATACAGAGTTTATCCTGGAAAAGGCATCAAAATTATATGGTTGAGCAGTATGAAGCGTTGGCTGAAAAATTTCCAAATGTAGCATACATTCAAAATGCCAAGGCAGATTTGTTAGAAAAAATAGAAGATTCAAATAAAACTAAAATTGGTGCAGTTGCACCCGATTTTACATTTCCAGATATGGATGGAAATGAAGTATCTCTTAATTCTTTTAAAGGAAAATATGTTTTAATAGATTTTTGGGCATCTTGGTGTGGACCATGTAGAAAAGAATCTCCTAATGTGCAAAAGCAATATCAACTATATAAAGATAAAGGTTTTGAAGTAGTAAGCGTTTCTATTGATAAAAAGGAAGATGCTTGGAGAAAAGCTGTTAAAGAAGACAATCTTAAAGGCACTTTATTATTAGCAAAAGATTCTAAGAAAATTATGAAAGATTATGTTTTCTCCGGAATCCCTTATATGGTTTTATTAGATAAAGAAGGCAAAGTAATGGCTTTAAACCTAAGAGGAGAAGCTTTGCAAGAAAAATTAAAGGAAGTCTTTAATTAATTAATCAGCATTTAGATTTTTTTTAAAATCACTAAACATATTAATACAAAAAAATGAAATTATTTAAAATTATATTACCATTACTTTTTTCCTTTGCTACTGTATTTGCAGATAATAATAAAGATAGTGTCGATGGGAAAGCATTTACAATAACCGGTGATTTGACTAGTTACTATACCGAAGGAACAATTAAAATTGTAGGATATCCAAAAAAGGCAGAAACTAAAAAAGCATCGACTGGCGGAGGTGGAATGATGATGGCTATGGGAGGTTCAGCTTCTAATGAAATAGTATATGCTGAGGGGCCAGTTACAAAAGGAAAGTTCAAAATATCAGGTGAAATTAGTGGAGCTCAAAACGTTTACATTTATATCAGCGCTAAAAACAAACAAGGTAGCACCATGGGTGTTATGAAAGGCATGAATTTTATTCTTTCTTCTGGCTACTTTAAAATGACATTAGGCGATAGACCAAATATTTTCTCTATAACTGGTGGAGATACAAGATTTAATGATGTTATTTTTGCTTATAAATCGGCACCTGAATTTTTAGAGTTACAAGAGAGTTATGGAAAAATTTATGCAGATTATAATAGTAAAACTAAAGCTGAAAAAACAAAAGTGAATGACGAAGCTGTTCGAATTTCAGGAGAAATGATTGATTTTGAATTAGCTCATTACCTTCAAATTGCTAAAACTAATAAGGATAAAGAAATATTGTTAATGATGCTTGACTGTGCTGCTTATGGAGGTCCATGGACTGAAGAAACATATAAAGCATTGATCAATATTGATGTAAAAGATACTCGGGTTAAGGATGTTATTTTTAAAGCAATTAATGCTGGAAAATCAAGAGCTGCAAAAAGTAGAGTTGGAGTAGGAAGTGATATGAACTCTTTTTATACAGAAACATTAGATAAACAAGCTATTTCTCTTAAAGAAGTTTGTTCAAGAGAAGAAAATAAATTTGTATTGTTAGAGTTTTGGGCTTCTTGGTGCGGACCTTGTCGCTCAGAAATTCCACATATGAAAGAAGCTTATTCTGAATATAATAAAAAAGGGTTTGAAATATTTTCATTTACTATTGACGATTCAAAAGCGGCATGGGAAAAAGCATCAAAAGAAGAAAACCTTCCTTGGATAGATAGCGGAATGGGAACAAAAACAGGGCCAAAAGATTTATATGGCGTTACAGGAGTTCCAGCTAATTTTCTGATAGATACTTCTACGGGTAAAATTGTAGCAATAAATTTGAGAGGTGAAAAACTAACAAAAAAACTGAAAGAAATTTTCTAGGTTACTTTTTAATAGCAGTTGTAAAAGTGTGTTAATTTTTATTTTAGCACACTTTTTTTATACGTTAAATTGAAAAGGGGTATAAATAGTTTATTTAAACAGTGTCTAGAAGACCTACCGTTAATCTACTTCAATTTTACGCTCTCTAACTTCAATTAAATCGAAATTATCCTCTCTTTTGAAAACTACTCTATGGACACAAATAATTAACGCATGAAATAAATAATAGAAGTTAGACACAGATTTTCACTAATTAATCTGTTTATGGACAGATTTCAAGCCTTTAAAGACTAGGATTCGTGTTCATGCTTAGTCCAATCTATAAACCGTAAGGTATTAGATTCTTGTCTTTTTTAAAGATGATATTACGCACGGTAGTAAAATTCAAGAAGGGATGAGTTCCAATTTTAATAATACAAAGCACTAATACAGATATTAGGTTGAGCCTTTTGTTCTAAGTTTATGCTAAGCGTAGGCGCAGTATTCTAAACTAACTAAAATCAGGATCTATTAAATGAACTCATCTTGACTTTTTCTATTTCCTAAAAAATGGCTAAAATTCGCCCGTATTTCGTTACTTTTATTATTCGTAGCGATGCTATGCCTTTCAAAAAGTGCCTAATATGGACAAATTTTATCTCATTTTCGGTTAAACATTAAAAGTCAAGATGAGTTCAATATCAATTTTTAACAATTAAAATTTTAGATGTATTACTTGTTTTAAGAATATATAATCCAGTTACAACCGTTTCTGGAAGTTTTAATAATGTCGTATTGTTTAAGGAATTAAATTGGTTGCTAGCTATTTGTATTAACCTGCCATGAATATCAAAGAGATTAAATTCGTCTGTTGCCAAGGTATTTTTAATATAAACCTGATTGTTAGTAACTGGGTTTGGATAAATTAGAATATCTTTCTCTGAAAGATCTGAATCTGAAGAAAAATAGGGAATCGCAAAGTTATAAGCATCAATACCTATTTGTTCACCAATTAAACGACCAGGAATATCATCTGCAGGCGGATGTATACCTCCCCAAATTCTAGAAAGACTTGTTTGATCTGAAGCATCACGATAGGTTGCCCATTGTAATTTCACATCCACGGAGGGACCTTTTTCAAAAACCAAAAATTCATCCTTTTTAGCAATAAATTCTCCCATGCCACCAGGAAAAAAAGCATCTCCAGTTATTAATGTCATCACTTCTGCAGCAGCTCTGGAAAAGGTAGAATGCCCGGATACATATCCAGAAAAAGGTGGCGTCACAAAAGAAGGCCTTTGGTAAGGCCACCAGTTTTCTGCTAAAATCCAACCAACACCAGCGACATCTGATTCTGGATTATTTATGAAGTCATGACCTCGCCATGCATATACTTTTATTTTTCCAACGTGTTCATTATTCGCACCACTTAATTCATCACCTGCTTCTACAACTTCAATAAAACCATTTTCTAAAGGAATTCCTGCTGGATTATAGTTTGCTAATGATTCATCGGTGCTTTGTCCTAGTTCACATAAGTGCCTTATTGCAGAAATTGGCCTTATGTAATCATACCATCCTTTTATTCCCCAAGCTGTAATGGCAGAATCGTGAAGCGCACCTCCCAAAATAAAATACGCTTTTACATCCCATTCAAGTGGGTTTAATTCATTGCCTTCACCATTGAATTTTCGTGTAAAAAGCGTATGATCTGTTACATAATTAAGAATTGTAAACCAGTGACCTGGCGGTGTTTCAGAATCTGGACCATCTGCCCAAAATTCGGCTAGAACTCTTGCGTAATCTGCTCTGGGAACCATTTGCGTTTCATAGGGTTGGTTCGTAACAGGGTTTATACTGTGTCCAATACTAATATCACCACCATCAATGGTGTCATAAAAGTTAGGGTAATCTTTAAAATTTTTTGGAAATAAATTAATGTCAATATTCCCGATAGATTTTGGTGAGACATCCCATAAAATGCCATCTGATGGGTCTAAATGAGAGCTCCATAAAGATACCAAAGAGAAATTCCATTTATATTGCTCATTAGAAACTGTTTGTGTTTCTGTATTTAACTGCGGTGGCATTTCCGGATCGTGATACATCACATAATCGTTGCCGTTTCTTTGGCGAGTTGTTTTTTTGTTGCTAGATAATGCAAATGGGGACACAGATCCCCATTCCGGACTTAAGAACTCTGGGGTTGACCCCGGAATTAAATTACCGCTTTGATCAATAAATGTATTAAAAGTTAATGGTTGCCAACGATTAGGGTTTGTTATGTTAGTCGCTTGCCCTGATGGATTAAGAACAATTGGCGGGTTTGCAGGTTCGTAAAAACTATTATCGTAATCACTTGACTCTCTTGAATTATCTGAAAGACCGTAGTTAATGAGTACCTGACCTACATAATTTCCAAAATCAGCCGCATTACCAGTAAGATAAGAAGTTGACGTATAACTTGAATCGTAACCTAATTGTTCCATAAGCATGTCAAATCGCGCTAAAGATTCTTCGGCACCCGGTGAGTTTTGAAAACGATGCGTTAATAAACGATAAACCGCATAACTCATGGCTTTTCTTATTGAGACTTCATGGCTTTCTGCAGGTGTAAAGTCTGTTAACTCATTTTGAAAATTATTGACTTTATTTCCTAATAGATAAGGTTTAGCCTGTTTGTTGTAAACGGCCCAAACATCATAAAGAGCTACCGATGTGTGAAAAAGGTTTCTAGCATGTACTGTAGGACGTGCATAATCATTCCTTATAGCTTCAAGTAATGCTTCATTCCAAATTCTTGCGACAGAAATGTTTTCTGAAACATTGGCTACACTTAAAATTACATCCAGATTATTTACTAAACTATTACAGTTGCCATCAGTTTCTACAACTGATATACTCCCCTTTTGATGTAATCCCCATTTTACTGAAATACTATTAGTATTCTGACCACTAAGTAATTCACCTCCTTCTATAGTCCACTTAAGTTGAGAACCAATAGTAGTTGGTGTATAATTATAAGTTTCTATTTTGTTAAATGCAGATTGCGATGCTCCTAAAATTTCGTTTGAAGCTAAATATTCGCAGCTACCATCATCAAGTGTTGCTAATGGGTTGTAATTACATGAATTAGGATCTGTACATCCACTTATTAAAATGTTTTCATCTATTTGTAGTGTGGAATCTCCTTCTTTAAGAATGTATCTATGGTTTGTTTCAACATTTAAAAATGTTTGTTTTGAGGATGAAGACCAAATAATTTCAGCACTATCTATAACGGTATTAGCGGCCAAACCAAAATGTAAAACTAAAGAGTGTTGACTACAGTGACTCCCTTGACCATGCACTTCTTGAATTAATTTTTCGCCATTAACGGTTAAAATTACTTTAGCCCCCATAGCATCTTTATTAATACTAACACCTTCTAAATTAAATTGCACCCAATTTTTATCGTTAGAATTATTAGGGTTTAGTTGATTTACAAAAAAAGTTGATTTGGAATTTAAATCGCCATTCATCTCCTGTACAACAACCATGATATCAAGGTCACCATCTTTGTCAAAATCGCAATAAGCCATACCACGTCCTCTTCGAGGGTCATCAATCCCGGCACTTGTTGAGATGTCTGAAAATGTAGAATCTCCGTTATTTAAATATAGTTTATTAGGATCACTCTCTCCGGTGGGTAAAAATGATGAAGGTACTCTTCCATTGGCAACAAATAAGTCTAACCAGGAATCATTATTAATATCTAAAAAAGCCGTACCCCAGCCAGTTGTTAATGCATTGCCACCAAATTCTGAAGTATTTGTATTTTCAACAGCGGCATTTGCTGTAATATCCAAAAACACAGAACTCCCATTGTTTTCAAGAAGTACGTTTCTGCCTAAATTTGTTACGTAATAATCGAAATCTGAATCTTTATCAATATCGCCATAAGCAATTCCCATAGCATAAATGCCAACGTTGGTTTGAGATACGCTAGAAACATCAGAAAAAGAAGCGTTTGGGTAATTGTTTTGATACAATGCGTTAGAGAGAATGTATGCTCCAAAGTCGTTAGCAATGTATAAATCTTGATCATCATCTTGGTCGAAATCTGTTGGTATTACTGCTAAAGCGCAACCCGAGTTGTCTATACCCAATGCTGCTGATTTCTCGGTAAAAGTACCATCGCCATTATTTTCGTAAAACAGGTTTTCAAAGCAATCATGATCAAACCCGGTAATTTCTCCCTCGGCGTTATAGGTAAAACGACGTTCTTTAATATAATTAACGGCATAAATATCTAAAAAACTATCTTTGTTATAGTCTATCAAAGAAGCTCCCATAGTAAAACTTTTTTCTAGTAAACCAGACGTGAGCCCTCTTTCAGAAAATGTACCATTCCCATTATTAATAAAAAGAAGATTCCTTTCAAAATCTCCTAAGTTTCCTTTTCCATTCCAAGTGGTGACGAAAAGATCTCTATAACCATCATTATTTATATCTCCACTTACAGCAGCTGTCGTATAAAAGTTTTTAGTTATTTCAAACCCTGCTGATGGGACTTCTACAAATGTTCCGTTTCCAAGGTTACGATATAATTTGTCTTTTGAAAGACCGCTAGTTAAATAGAGATCCTCCCAACCATCATTATTATAATCAAAGAAAACACAGCCTCCACCCATATGTCCAAATTCATCAAATACATGATCTATTCCTGAAGCTTGGTCAAGTCTTTGAAAAGTTTGCGAAATTGACGTATTCCATATTAAGAAAATGGATAGGAAGACTATTTTTTTCATGATTATTTATTCCTTTTTAACTAAACACACCAAAAAACATATTGCTTTAATAAAGCTTCATATATTTCCATACTTTACACATTTAGAGGCAACAAACTTAAATGAAAGTGTAAAAAAAAATGTAAGGACAATTCCCTATTTTTAAATGAATGTAGGTTATATTGAAGAACTATTCCGTTGAA from Flavivirga spongiicola encodes:
- a CDS encoding TlpA family protein disulfide reductase, whose amino-acid sequence is MKLFKIILPLLFSFATVFADNNKDSVDGKAFTITGDLTSYYTEGTIKIVGYPKKAETKKASTGGGGMMMAMGGSASNEIVYAEGPVTKGKFKISGEISGAQNVYIYISAKNKQGSTMGVMKGMNFILSSGYFKMTLGDRPNIFSITGGDTRFNDVIFAYKSAPEFLELQESYGKIYADYNSKTKAEKTKVNDEAVRISGEMIDFELAHYLQIAKTNKDKEILLMMLDCAAYGGPWTEETYKALINIDVKDTRVKDVIFKAINAGKSRAAKSRVGVGSDMNSFYTETLDKQAISLKEVCSREENKFVLLEFWASWCGPCRSEIPHMKEAYSEYNKKGFEIFSFTIDDSKAAWEKASKEENLPWIDSGMGTKTGPKDLYGVTGVPANFLIDTSTGKIVAINLRGEKLTKKLKEIF
- a CDS encoding TlpA family protein disulfide reductase, with amino-acid sequence MKKLIGLALIILSFYSCNKSQEQPQEQKITIKGHVKFPDANDKFGITLNKIKDTDEFKNEYEIVKEIKLDSNNNYSFDLEVENPEFYRLDVYKQQRVEFYADDEDLEINFRGIDTAKIKIKNPPHVHIAGGEKNNALNALHWARYQNYQYMIAVGQQQYRASLSDSKAWQEDAAKGWDVMHDVYERDIKNIIAMYSDYPTVVKAIQSLSWKRHQNYMVEQYEALAEKFPNVAYIQNAKADLLEKIEDSNKTKIGAVAPDFTFPDMDGNEVSLNSFKGKYVLIDFWASWCGPCRKESPNVQKQYQLYKDKGFEVVSVSIDKKEDAWRKAVKEDNLKGTLLLAKDSKKIMKDYVFSGIPYMVLLDKEGKVMALNLRGEALQEKLKEVFN
- a CDS encoding alpha-amylase family glycosyl hydrolase, which gives rise to MKKFTILFLFLFCAFSHAQKQDVTYAISPNPFEETNSITITFEGSSIDEAAWGVTNNALYLWSWSFDSNLTNLQDCPTNGDWTNSNEANRLTYNSGTDDYTITFTPTTFYSRTGIGRIGFLIKAKDGSGNKQSEDYLADVGLFQVSLTAPSNSTTILNSGDNLSISATNTGGNADYVLKANGATINTQTGISSYSYTDTNITINKSYVLEITVGGDTKTKSFSVLMDPGSDFSIMPQTYLDGITYDESDPTKATLVLYAPGKDFVYVAGSFNNWQPNASYAMKRDPSRNNKFWITLTGLTSGQIETYQYWAVDKTPISNSPALVKTADPYSTLVLSPFDDPSIPASTYPNLPAYPVGQEREVTVLQTNQTPYNWQVTNFSKPKKEDLIIYEVLIRDFDADRNFQDIIDKIDYFKNLNINAIELMPVMEFEGNESWGYNTAYHMALDKFYGTEEKLKELIDVCHQNGIAVILDIALNHAFGRNPMVRLWMNDADGDGWGEPSSENPYFNQTAKHSYNVGSDFDHSNSFTKVYTKRVVKHWIEAFKIDGFRWDLTKGFTQNCSSGDEGCTNSYQADRVAILKDYADYSWSLDETHYVIFEHLGGDTEEQEWANYRIGDPIPKGIMMWSEMWTAYKNLAQGQSSNINFDRMGHTAHGFTEKRSLGYPESHDKDRIMYEMTAFGINTNPAHNVRDLNTALKRMSALGAVTIPIPGPKMLWHFADLGMDDSIWTCSNGVVNSDYDGNNDGDCKLDTKPQPQWANNWLANNNRNKIYNDWARLNSLKINEAVFEGDYNITSGTQTPRISIYTGNENTSGSELKNVIIVANFSVTNQNINPNFPYSGTWYDLMDDSGNTTIDGSTTSIDLPPGEFRIYGNKGSTLSTNSFEKSNDLKILPNPVKNSFSINQNINTLHIYSMTGKLIKSYEGHFYKGQSFDISNLSRSLYLVKTTNQLGKQNTMKMVKL
- a CDS encoding SusE domain-containing protein → MKNNIKLLSLLIIALIGFNSCDQDDDLVFVAQEPTEGINFSNSFLDEYVLTVAASNNLGERFTWNDANFDVPTNVTYELQNSILGDFTDATMISSTGGNELAITIGQMLGFAEAAGLDNDPNTEAPNTGSLYFRIKAFVGTDNGLETFSDPQTLTVVLPEDVSGGGGAFEVASWGVVGSGYNNWAAADGPKDAPFYTTSTPGVIVSYVNLLDGEIKFRENNTWGGDLGDANGDGILDADPDNNIAVTAGDYKITIDTNDNSYTIEPFSWGIVGSGFNDWGNDGPDAKFYYDYTTDTFKTSVALLDGEIKFRMDNKWDVNFGDATGDGVLDTDADNNIASTAGHYLITLNLNDNTYTIESSNVYGVVGSGFNDWGNDGPDAALTEIQPGVWFAENITLLDGEIKFRQNDAWDVSYGDANADNILDTDADNNIASTAGNYVISIDFNDPDGPKYLLGKRQ